In Streptomyces sp. RFCAC02, the following proteins share a genomic window:
- a CDS encoding phosphodiester glycosidase family protein, which translates to MGQRRTGPAVHGLIAAGAAAVWTLALAPPGVAAPAAPEAAVTAAAGADGIDLVRTEETIAPGLELSGFHRIEPDGWLTGHALSVDLTGDLRVDHLLPGEGVSGAETVGELVAGHDAGPGRTTVAAVNGDFFDINATGAPLGPGVADGELLHSASGTAAEAVGIGPDGAGRVLDLWFDGTLTLPDGDTLPLDGYNSADVPVDGIGLYTPLWGTAGRAPSVAGATEVTEVTVGDDGVVVSVDDTPGTGPVPADSSVLLGRDAGAAALAGLEPGDRVATEYAPRTGDGGPLPRTVVGGRGVLVEDGEPIDWEGRPNNTAAPRTAVGFSRDGQEMYVLSVDGRQAASGGVTLTELAGMMADLGAWSALNLDGGGSATLLARRAGDDGVRVVNSPSDGEERAVPNGLAITAPVGSGETAGRRVTTTADPGTAPTADSVPGGHPERVFPGLTRHLTATGYDETYGPASGGTTGWRTDDPHVGTVRAGGAGGTEAVFTARHPGTVRVTAGRGRTAGHRDLTVLGELERIAPTTTRVGLADGDAVGRFGVLGYDAAGDSAPVEPDDVRLDYDRALFTVEPDRAAGGFTVRAVPGAGPGSGQVTVTVDRGGAERVAVLGVTIGLTETEIAGFEDAAAWSFSHARAAGSLAAEPAGHDGGALRMTYDFGLSTATRAAYATPDADIPVPGQPQSFTLWIDGDGHGAWPSLHLVDAQGTSQVLRGDHVTWEGWRQVTFTVPEGVAYPVSVRRFYLAETRPDQAYTGSVALDGLRAWTPPDVELPAAGRVADPLIGTAADTAGRDWRFAVVSDAQFVARDPDSPIVAAARRTLREVRAAAPDFVVINGDWVDEGSPEDLAFGRRVIEEELGDAVPWYYVPGNHEVMGGTIDQFEAEFGPSQLTFDHEGTRFITLDTSSLTLRGAGFEQIQRLRDELDAAADDPSVGSVVVMAHVPPRDTTAQPVSRLTDRLEAGLLEDWLADFRRETGKGVAFFGAHVGIFDAYHLDGVPYVIGGDAGKRPAAAPGDGGFTGWMLVGADRVSRAEQAATRRAPEQLLPDWLTVRTMPHVDALTLEAPETLAEGGTGSAAATLTQEGADGVREVPVAFPVSADWSGSSRLHIGPADGARHRDVAAYDPATGTLTALRPGTVTLRVEAGGERAEARITVRHR; encoded by the coding sequence ATGGGGCAACGAAGGACCGGACCCGCCGTCCACGGACTGATCGCGGCGGGCGCCGCGGCGGTGTGGACACTCGCCCTCGCGCCACCGGGGGTGGCCGCCCCCGCCGCCCCGGAGGCGGCGGTCACCGCGGCGGCGGGCGCGGACGGCATCGACCTGGTCCGCACCGAGGAGACGATCGCGCCCGGCCTCGAACTGTCCGGGTTCCACCGGATCGAGCCCGACGGCTGGCTCACCGGCCACGCGCTGAGCGTCGACCTCACGGGCGACCTCCGCGTGGACCACCTGCTGCCCGGCGAGGGCGTCTCGGGAGCGGAGACGGTCGGCGAGCTGGTCGCCGGCCACGACGCCGGCCCCGGCCGCACCACGGTCGCCGCGGTCAACGGCGACTTCTTCGACATCAACGCCACCGGCGCCCCGCTCGGCCCCGGCGTCGCCGACGGGGAGCTGCTCCACTCGGCGTCGGGAACGGCCGCCGAGGCCGTCGGCATCGGCCCGGACGGCGCGGGCCGCGTCCTCGACCTCTGGTTCGACGGCACCCTCACCCTGCCGGACGGCGACACCCTGCCTTTGGACGGGTACAACAGCGCCGATGTCCCGGTGGACGGCATCGGCCTGTACACCCCGCTGTGGGGCACGGCCGGCCGCGCCCCGTCCGTCGCGGGCGCCACCGAGGTCACCGAGGTCACGGTGGGCGACGACGGGGTGGTCGTCTCGGTGGACGACACGCCCGGCACCGGCCCCGTGCCCGCCGACTCCTCCGTCCTGCTCGGCCGTGACGCGGGCGCCGCGGCACTCGCCGGCCTCGAACCCGGCGACCGTGTGGCGACGGAGTACGCGCCCCGCACCGGGGACGGCGGCCCGCTGCCCCGCACGGTCGTCGGCGGGCGCGGCGTCCTCGTCGAGGACGGTGAGCCGATCGACTGGGAGGGCCGGCCCAACAACACCGCCGCCCCGCGCACGGCGGTCGGCTTCTCCCGCGACGGGCAGGAGATGTACGTCCTGAGCGTCGACGGCAGGCAGGCCGCGTCGGGCGGGGTGACGCTCACCGAGCTGGCCGGCATGATGGCCGATCTCGGTGCCTGGAGCGCGCTCAACCTGGACGGCGGGGGCTCGGCGACCCTGCTCGCCCGCCGCGCGGGGGACGACGGCGTGCGCGTCGTCAACAGCCCGTCGGACGGCGAGGAGCGGGCGGTGCCCAACGGCCTGGCCATCACCGCGCCCGTGGGCAGCGGTGAGACCGCCGGCCGCCGTGTCACGACGACGGCCGACCCCGGGACGGCGCCGACCGCGGACAGCGTGCCGGGCGGCCATCCGGAGCGTGTCTTCCCCGGGCTGACGCGGCACCTGACCGCCACCGGGTACGACGAGACGTACGGCCCCGCGTCCGGCGGCACCACCGGGTGGCGCACGGACGACCCGCACGTCGGCACGGTGCGGGCCGGGGGAGCGGGAGGCACGGAGGCGGTCTTCACGGCCCGGCACCCCGGGACGGTCCGCGTCACGGCGGGCCGGGGACGTACGGCGGGCCACCGGGACCTGACCGTGCTCGGCGAGCTGGAGCGGATCGCGCCGACGACCACGCGCGTCGGGCTGGCCGACGGGGACGCGGTGGGCCGCTTCGGGGTCCTCGGGTACGACGCGGCCGGCGACAGCGCGCCGGTCGAGCCGGACGACGTGCGGCTCGACTACGACCGCGCGCTGTTCACGGTCGAGCCGGACCGGGCGGCCGGCGGGTTCACGGTGCGCGCCGTGCCGGGCGCGGGTCCTGGCTCCGGGCAGGTGACCGTGACGGTGGACCGGGGCGGGGCGGAGCGGGTCGCCGTCCTCGGCGTGACGATCGGGCTGACCGAGACCGAGATCGCGGGGTTCGAGGACGCGGCCGCCTGGTCGTTCAGCCACGCCAGGGCCGCGGGATCGCTGGCGGCCGAGCCGGCCGGGCACGACGGCGGCGCGCTGCGGATGACCTACGACTTCGGGCTGAGCACGGCGACGCGCGCCGCGTACGCCACCCCGGACGCCGACATCCCGGTGCCGGGGCAGCCGCAGAGCTTCACCCTGTGGATCGACGGCGACGGGCACGGCGCCTGGCCGTCGCTGCACCTGGTGGACGCCCAGGGCACGAGCCAGGTCCTGCGCGGTGACCATGTGACCTGGGAAGGATGGCGCCAGGTGACCTTCACGGTGCCCGAGGGCGTGGCGTACCCGGTGTCGGTGCGCCGCTTCTACCTGGCGGAGACGCGTCCGGACCAGGCGTACACCGGGTCCGTGGCGCTGGACGGGCTGCGGGCGTGGACGCCGCCCGACGTGGAGCTTCCGGCGGCGGGGCGGGTGGCCGACCCGCTGATCGGGACGGCCGCGGACACGGCGGGGCGTGACTGGCGGTTCGCCGTGGTCTCGGACGCGCAGTTCGTGGCACGGGATCCGGACAGCCCGATCGTCGCCGCTGCGCGCCGCACGCTGCGCGAGGTGCGGGCCGCCGCGCCCGACTTCGTCGTGATCAACGGTGACTGGGTGGACGAGGGGTCGCCGGAGGACCTGGCGTTCGGCCGGCGGGTGATCGAGGAGGAGCTGGGTGACGCGGTGCCCTGGTACTACGTGCCGGGCAACCACGAGGTGATGGGCGGCACGATCGATCAGTTCGAGGCCGAGTTCGGACCGTCCCAGCTCACGTTCGACCACGAGGGGACGCGGTTCATCACCCTCGACACGTCGTCCCTGACGCTGCGCGGTGCCGGCTTCGAGCAGATCCAGCGGCTGCGGGACGAGCTGGACGCGGCGGCGGACGACCCGTCCGTCGGCTCCGTCGTGGTCATGGCGCACGTCCCGCCCCGGGACACGACGGCCCAGCCGGTGAGCCGGCTCACGGACCGGCTGGAGGCGGGGCTGCTGGAGGACTGGCTCGCCGACTTCCGGCGGGAGACCGGCAAGGGCGTGGCGTTCTTCGGCGCCCACGTCGGGATCTTCGACGCGTACCACCTCGACGGGGTGCCGTACGTCATCGGCGGCGACGCGGGGAAGCGGCCGGCCGCGGCGCCGGGCGACGGCGGGTTCACCGGGTGGATGCTGGTGGGCGCCGACCGGGTCTCCCGCGCGGAGCAGGCCGCGACCCGGCGCGCGCCGGAGCAACTGCTGCCGGACTGGCTCACCGTCCGGACGATGCCGCACGTGGACGCGCTGACGCTGGAGGCGCCGGAGACACTCGCCGAGGGCGGCACGGGGAGCGCCGCGGCGACCCTGACGCAGGAGGGCGCGGACGGTGTCAGGGAGGTGCCCGTGGCGTTCCCGGTGAGCGCGGACTGGTCCGGGTCGTCCCGGCTGCACATCGGCCCGGCGGACGGCGCGCGGCACCGCGACGTGGCCGCGTACGACCCGGCCACGGGGACGCTGACCGCCCTGCGGCCCGGCACGGTCACCCTGCGGGTCGAGGCCGGCGGCGAACGGGCCGAGGCGCGGATCACCGTCCGGCACCGCTGA
- a CDS encoding TerD family protein, translating to MSLDLSQGQAIDLEKRGGGGLTRIRMGLGWAAAREEDGLFTRLFRRRATIDLDASAVLFAGDSPEDVVYFRKLSSDDGSVRHSGDSLTGGVGDEDDEAIVVDLARVPEHIDQIVFTVSSFTGQRFSEVGEAFCRLVDETTGDELARYTLSGGGEHTGQVMAKVRRKGDGWRMTAIGAPAEGATFQSLMPDIQAHL from the coding sequence ATGAGTCTCGACCTGTCGCAGGGGCAGGCCATCGACCTGGAGAAGCGCGGCGGGGGAGGTCTCACGCGCATCAGAATGGGGCTCGGCTGGGCGGCGGCCCGGGAGGAGGACGGCCTGTTCACGCGGCTGTTCCGGCGCCGCGCGACCATCGACCTGGACGCGTCGGCCGTGCTGTTCGCCGGGGACAGCCCCGAGGACGTGGTCTACTTCCGCAAGCTCAGCAGCGACGACGGCTCCGTCCGGCACTCGGGCGACAGTCTCACGGGCGGCGTGGGCGACGAGGACGACGAGGCGATCGTCGTGGACCTGGCCCGGGTGCCGGAGCACATCGACCAGATCGTCTTCACGGTCAGCTCCTTCACCGGCCAGCGGTTCAGCGAGGTCGGCGAGGCGTTCTGCCGTCTGGTGGACGAGACCACCGGCGACGAACTCGCCCGGTACACCCTGTCCGGCGGCGGCGAGCACACCGGGCAGGTCATGGCGAAGGTGCGGCGCAAGGGCGACGGCTGGCGGATGACCGCCATCGGCGCCCCCGCGGAAGGGGCGACGTTCCAGAGCCTCATGCCGGACATCCAGGCCCACCTGTAG
- the uvrB gene encoding excinuclease ABC subunit UvrB has translation MRPVSDIERTKAPFEVVSPYRPSGDQPAAIDQLAERVGGGEKDVVLLGATGTGKSATTAWMIERLQRPTLVMAPNKTLAAQLANEFRELLPNNAVEYFVSYYDYYQPEAYVPQTDTYIEKDSSINEEVERLRHSATNSLLTRRDVVVVASVSCIYGLGTPQEYVDRMVPLKVGQEIDRDVLLRRFVDIQYTRNDLSFTRGTFRVRGDTIEIFPVYEELAVRIEMFGDEIEALSTLHPLTGEVISQEDHLYVFPASHYVAGPERMERAISGIEKELTDRLAVMEGQGKLLEAQRLRMRTTYDIEMMRQIGTCSGIENYSLHVDGRETGSPPHTLLDYFPDDFLLVIDESHNTVPQIGAMYEGDASRKRTLVDHGFRLPSAMDNRPLKWEEFQERIGQTVYLSATPGPYELSRADGVVEQIIRPTGLIDPEVVIKPTEGQIDDLVHEIRTRAERDERVLVTTLTKKMAEDLTDYFLELGIRVRYLHSDVDTLRRVELLRELRAGEYDVLVGINLLREGLDLPEVSLVAILDADKEGFLRSGTSLIQTIGRAARNVSGQVHMYADRITPAMERAIDETNRRREKQIAYNTEHGIDPQPLRKKINDIVATIAREEVDTHELLGSGYRQAADKRRQAPVPTAGAKKAGTGELTDRPAAELAQTIEQLTERMRAAAAELQFEIAARLRDEVSDLKKELRQMREVGLR, from the coding sequence ATGCGGCCCGTCTCAGATATCGAACGCACCAAGGCGCCCTTCGAGGTCGTCAGCCCCTACCGGCCGAGCGGCGACCAGCCGGCGGCCATCGACCAGCTCGCCGAGCGGGTCGGGGGCGGCGAGAAGGACGTCGTCCTGCTCGGCGCCACCGGCACCGGCAAGTCGGCGACCACCGCCTGGATGATCGAGCGGCTGCAGCGCCCCACCCTCGTCATGGCCCCCAACAAGACCCTCGCCGCCCAGCTCGCCAACGAGTTCCGCGAGCTCCTGCCGAACAACGCGGTCGAGTACTTCGTCTCGTACTACGACTACTACCAGCCCGAGGCGTACGTCCCCCAGACGGACACCTACATCGAGAAGGACTCCTCGATCAACGAGGAGGTGGAGCGGCTGCGCCACAGCGCGACGAACTCCCTGCTCACCCGGCGCGACGTGGTCGTCGTGGCCTCCGTCTCCTGCATCTACGGCCTCGGCACCCCGCAGGAGTACGTCGACCGCATGGTCCCGCTCAAGGTCGGCCAGGAGATCGACCGGGACGTCCTGCTGCGCCGCTTCGTGGACATCCAGTACACGCGCAACGACCTCTCCTTCACCCGCGGCACCTTCCGCGTGCGCGGCGACACCATCGAGATCTTCCCGGTGTACGAGGAGCTGGCCGTGCGGATCGAGATGTTCGGCGACGAGATCGAGGCCCTCTCCACGCTCCACCCGCTGACGGGCGAGGTGATCTCCCAGGAGGACCACCTGTACGTGTTCCCGGCGTCGCACTACGTCGCGGGTCCCGAGCGCATGGAGCGCGCCATCTCCGGGATCGAGAAGGAGCTGACCGACCGGCTCGCGGTCATGGAGGGCCAGGGCAAGCTGCTGGAGGCCCAGCGGCTGCGCATGCGCACCACGTACGACATTGAGATGATGCGGCAGATCGGCACCTGCTCCGGCATCGAGAACTACTCGCTGCACGTCGACGGCCGCGAGACCGGCAGCCCGCCGCACACCCTCCTCGACTACTTCCCCGACGACTTCCTCCTGGTCATCGACGAGTCGCACAACACCGTCCCCCAGATCGGCGCCATGTACGAGGGGGACGCCTCCCGCAAGCGCACGCTCGTGGACCACGGCTTCCGGCTGCCCTCGGCGATGGACAACCGCCCCCTGAAGTGGGAGGAGTTCCAGGAGCGCATCGGGCAGACGGTGTACCTGTCCGCCACCCCCGGGCCGTACGAGCTGTCCCGCGCCGACGGCGTGGTGGAGCAGATCATCCGTCCCACCGGCCTGATCGACCCGGAGGTCGTGATCAAGCCGACCGAGGGGCAGATCGACGACCTGGTGCACGAGATCCGCACCCGGGCCGAGCGCGACGAGCGGGTCCTCGTCACCACCCTCACGAAGAAGATGGCCGAGGACCTCACCGACTACTTCCTGGAACTCGGCATCCGTGTCCGCTATCTCCACAGCGACGTGGACACCCTGCGCCGCGTCGAGCTGCTGCGGGAGCTGCGCGCCGGCGAGTACGACGTCCTGGTCGGCATCAACCTGCTCCGCGAGGGCCTCGACCTGCCCGAGGTGTCGCTCGTCGCCATCCTGGACGCGGACAAGGAGGGCTTCCTGCGGTCCGGCACCTCGCTGATCCAGACGATCGGCCGCGCCGCGCGCAACGTGTCGGGCCAGGTCCACATGTACGCCGACCGGATCACCCCGGCGATGGAGCGCGCCATCGACGAGACGAACCGGCGCCGCGAGAAGCAGATCGCGTACAACACCGAGCACGGCATCGACCCGCAGCCGCTGCGCAAGAAGATCAACGACATCGTCGCCACCATCGCCCGCGAGGAGGTGGACACGCACGAGCTCCTCGGCAGCGGCTACCGGCAGGCCGCCGACAAGCGGCGACAGGCGCCCGTCCCCACGGCCGGGGCGAAGAAGGCGGGCACGGGGGAGCTGACCGACCGTCCGGCGGCCGAGCTGGCCCAGACCATCGAGCAGCTCACGGAGCGCATGCGGGCCGCGGCGGCCGAGCTGCAGTTCGAGATCGCGGCCCGGCTGCGGGACGAGGTCTCCGACCTGAAGAAGGAGTTGCGGCAGATGCGCGAGGTCGGCCTGCGCTGA
- a CDS encoding glycerophosphodiester phosphodiesterase family protein, translating to MRKHSVARWSGLSLGLAAAAVAALLVPARSSAAPAEAGSARHDADVARSAAAAGDDARRPGRGPLVVAHRGASGYAPENTVAAAEAADEVGTTWVETDVQRTADGELVLMHDTTLARTTDVEEVFPDRAPWNVADFTAAEIARLDAGSWFGDEFAGERVPTLEEFARELADNGQRLLLELKSPELYPGIEAEILDELADGGWLRERRPGDRLVLQSFDAESVRTVHELAPDVETGFLGTPDVDDLAEYAGFADQINPTYKDLTEEYVAAVHGLRGPHHRPLKVYAWTVDDGPTAVRIADLGVDGIISNVPDVVARAVARR from the coding sequence ATGCGCAAGCACTCCGTCGCCCGCTGGTCGGGTCTGTCCCTCGGTCTGGCCGCCGCGGCGGTCGCGGCCCTGCTCGTGCCCGCCCGCAGCTCGGCGGCCCCTGCCGAGGCCGGCTCCGCCCGTCACGATGCCGACGTCGCGCGGTCCGCCGCCGCGGCCGGGGACGACGCGCGCCGGCCCGGCCGCGGCCCCCTCGTCGTGGCGCACCGCGGCGCGTCCGGGTACGCGCCGGAGAACACCGTCGCCGCGGCGGAGGCCGCCGACGAGGTCGGCACCACCTGGGTCGAGACCGACGTGCAGCGCACGGCGGACGGCGAGCTGGTGCTGATGCACGACACGACGCTGGCCCGGACGACCGACGTCGAGGAGGTCTTCCCCGACCGCGCCCCGTGGAACGTCGCCGACTTCACCGCGGCGGAGATCGCGCGGCTCGACGCGGGGAGCTGGTTCGGCGACGAGTTCGCCGGCGAGCGGGTCCCGACGCTGGAGGAGTTCGCGCGGGAGCTGGCGGACAACGGGCAGCGGCTGCTGCTGGAGCTGAAGTCGCCGGAGCTGTACCCGGGCATCGAGGCGGAGATCCTCGACGAGCTGGCGGACGGCGGCTGGCTGCGCGAGCGGCGCCCGGGCGACCGGCTGGTGCTCCAGAGCTTCGACGCCGAGTCCGTGCGGACGGTGCACGAGCTGGCACCGGACGTCGAGACCGGCTTCCTCGGGACGCCGGACGTCGACGACCTCGCCGAGTACGCCGGCTTCGCCGACCAGATCAACCCCACGTACAAGGACCTCACCGAGGAGTACGTGGCGGCGGTCCACGGACTGCGCGGGCCGCACCACCGGCCGCTGAAGGTGTACGCGTGGACGGTGGACGACGGGCCGACCGCCGTACGGATCGCGGACCTCGGGGTCGACGGGATCATCAGCAACGTGCCGGACGTGGTGGCGCGGGCGGTCGCCCGCCGCTGA
- a CDS encoding M23 family metallopeptidase, with the protein MALSGMAVASSDTGGSRPDGTVTSAAAHKSDGKEQATPSWVKPVSGDYELSASFGNSGDRWASTHSGQDFAVPIGTDVQAVHGGTVVKAGGNGAGDGPAYGNAIVIKHTDGLYTQYAHLSEIDVTVGQQVSTGDMIGLSGNTGNSSGPHLHFEVRTTPDYGSAVDPVAFLRGEDVTV; encoded by the coding sequence ATGGCCCTGTCCGGCATGGCCGTGGCGTCGTCCGACACCGGAGGCTCCCGCCCCGACGGCACGGTCACGAGCGCGGCCGCGCACAAGAGCGACGGCAAGGAGCAGGCCACCCCGTCCTGGGTGAAGCCGGTCTCCGGCGACTACGAGCTGTCCGCCTCCTTCGGCAACAGCGGTGACCGCTGGGCGAGCACGCACAGCGGCCAGGACTTCGCCGTCCCCATCGGCACGGACGTGCAGGCCGTCCACGGCGGCACCGTCGTGAAGGCCGGCGGCAACGGCGCCGGCGACGGTCCGGCGTACGGCAACGCCATCGTGATCAAGCACACCGACGGCCTGTACACGCAGTACGCCCACCTGTCCGAGATCGACGTCACGGTCGGCCAGCAGGTCTCGACCGGCGACATGATCGGCCTGTCCGGCAACACGGGCAACAGCTCCGGCCCGCACCTCCACTTCGAGGTGCGGACGACCCCCGACTACGGCTCGGCCGTCGACCCGGTGGCCTTCCTGCGCGGTGAGGACGTCACCGTCTGA
- a CDS encoding PIG-L family deacetylase, with protein sequence MTEPTPAPLAPMPLDWRRALAVVAHPDDLEYGAAGAVAEWTAAGREVVYVLVTRGEAGIDGLAPEESARVRTAEQEASAAAVGVTTVEFLDHPDGVIEPGVRLRRDLARAVRRHRPELLLTLNHHDTWGGRAWNTPDHRVVGRAVLDAAGDAGNRWIFPEDGTDGGEPAGETAPWNGVRWVAVAASPRATHAQAVGHEALERAIASLTEHRAYIEGLGDGGTPAEYARRLHEGAVAAAAERFGGRPCVPFEVFPR encoded by the coding sequence ATGACCGAGCCGACCCCCGCCCCGCTGGCCCCCATGCCGCTCGACTGGCGGCGCGCGCTCGCCGTCGTCGCACACCCCGACGACCTGGAGTACGGCGCCGCCGGGGCCGTCGCCGAGTGGACGGCGGCCGGCCGCGAGGTCGTGTACGTGCTGGTCACGCGGGGTGAGGCCGGGATCGACGGACTGGCTCCCGAGGAGTCGGCCCGGGTGCGCACCGCCGAGCAGGAGGCGAGCGCGGCGGCGGTCGGGGTGACCACCGTCGAGTTCCTCGACCATCCGGACGGGGTGATCGAACCCGGCGTCCGCCTGCGGCGCGACCTCGCGCGCGCCGTCCGCCGGCACCGGCCGGAGCTGCTGCTCACCCTGAACCACCACGACACGTGGGGCGGCCGGGCCTGGAACACGCCCGACCACCGCGTCGTGGGCCGTGCCGTCCTCGACGCCGCGGGCGACGCGGGCAACCGGTGGATCTTCCCCGAGGACGGCACGGACGGCGGGGAGCCGGCGGGGGAGACCGCGCCGTGGAACGGTGTGCGCTGGGTCGCGGTGGCGGCCTCCCCGCGGGCCACCCACGCCCAGGCGGTCGGGCACGAGGCCCTGGAGCGCGCCATCGCGTCGCTCACCGAGCACCGCGCGTACATCGAGGGGCTCGGCGACGGCGGGACGCCGGCCGAGTACGCGCGCCGCCTGCACGAGGGCGCCGTCGCCGCGGCGGCGGAGCGGTTCGGCGGGCGGCCGTGCGTCCCGTTCGAGGTGTTCCCGCGCTGA
- a CDS encoding type II toxin-antitoxin system PemK/MazF family toxin, which produces MERTKDIETREIPGRYGPSATVEADPGAVGPVRTEYAPEPDGDPDPGEIVWTWVPYEENDGRGKDRPVLVVAREPERGTLLAVQLSSRDRDHDSEWLPMGSGPWDRTGRDSWVHLERVLRVHPDGMRREACALDRARFNRVVHSLQLRHGWR; this is translated from the coding sequence ATGGAGCGCACCAAGGACATCGAGACCCGCGAGATACCCGGGCGGTACGGACCGTCCGCCACGGTTGAGGCCGACCCCGGGGCCGTCGGCCCCGTCCGGACCGAGTACGCGCCGGAGCCGGACGGCGACCCCGATCCCGGGGAGATCGTGTGGACCTGGGTGCCCTACGAGGAGAACGACGGCCGGGGTAAGGACCGGCCCGTCCTGGTCGTGGCCCGTGAACCGGAGCGCGGCACCCTGCTCGCCGTCCAGCTCTCCAGCCGGGACCGCGACCACGACAGCGAGTGGCTGCCCATGGGCTCCGGCCCCTGGGACCGGACCGGACGCGACTCCTGGGTGCACCTGGAGCGCGTCCTGCGCGTCCACCCCGACGGCATGCGGCGCGAGGCGTGCGCCCTCGACAGGGCGCGCTTCAACCGCGTCGTCCACAGTCTGCAACTGCGCCACGGCTGGCGCTGA